A window of Rhizobium acidisoli contains these coding sequences:
- a CDS encoding DUF2971 domain-containing protein, whose translation MRVYHFIDEKWGLDNIRRQRLKVARISDLNDPFELEIASPDPAVRSVFRRTKAELNEWAGLLCFSRDWRNPVQWAHYADRHRGMCLGFDIPDPFLTPVVYRSRLLKADMIAMNGSDDKQWEFYKKVLSTKYAHWKYENEVRLFIRIDEQDTMIKGLFFKAFDREMDLKEVIVGHRSELLRRDLVDAIGENAASVRLRRGRLAFNSYRVVTQRNSALWE comes from the coding sequence ATGCGCGTCTATCATTTCATTGACGAGAAATGGGGCCTCGACAACATTCGTCGCCAGCGTCTCAAGGTTGCCCGCATATCCGATCTCAATGATCCATTTGAACTCGAGATCGCTAGTCCTGATCCTGCCGTTCGATCGGTATTCAGGCGCACGAAAGCCGAATTGAACGAATGGGCGGGTCTCCTCTGCTTCAGTCGCGATTGGCGCAACCCTGTCCAATGGGCGCACTACGCCGATCGACATCGCGGGATGTGCCTTGGCTTCGACATCCCAGACCCATTTTTGACGCCTGTTGTCTATCGATCCCGCCTTTTGAAGGCTGACATGATCGCCATGAACGGTTCAGACGACAAGCAATGGGAGTTCTACAAGAAGGTCCTGTCGACCAAATATGCCCATTGGAAATACGAGAATGAAGTGCGGCTATTTATAAGGATTGACGAGCAGGACACGATGATCAAAGGACTATTCTTTAAGGCTTTCGATAGGGAGATGGACTTGAAAGAAGTGATCGTTGGCCACCGATCGGAATTGCTTCGCAGAGATCTTGTCGATGCGATCGGCGAGAACGCGGCTTCCGTCCGCCTTCGAAGGGGCCGTCTCGCATTCAATTCATACCGAGTGGTGACGCAGAGAAATTCAGCGCTTTGGGAGTAG
- a CDS encoding ABC transporter ATP-binding protein, giving the protein MPALSLEVENLSAGYGPTRVLEAISFSIPAGARLAVLGRNGMGKTTLLATLAGQTRRYDGHIRLGGSDVTTAPSATRAHKGLGYVPQTRCVFPTLTVEENLFVGLKARPKTALEEAYAMFPRLKERRRNLGSQLSGGEQQMLSTARTILGRPSVLLLDEPLEGLAPVICEELMAAFAALAKTGDMTIVLVEQRIQSALDFADQVVILERGRLAWSGTPEGLTKDHEVVESLLGVGGLH; this is encoded by the coding sequence ATGCCAGCCCTGTCGCTTGAGGTCGAAAATCTCTCGGCCGGATATGGGCCGACGCGCGTGCTCGAAGCCATTTCCTTCTCCATACCGGCTGGCGCCCGGCTAGCCGTTCTCGGCCGCAACGGCATGGGCAAGACCACGCTTCTGGCCACGCTCGCCGGGCAGACCAGACGATATGACGGCCACATCCGCCTCGGCGGCTCGGATGTCACCACGGCGCCGAGCGCCACGCGCGCGCATAAGGGTCTCGGATATGTGCCGCAGACGCGCTGCGTCTTCCCGACGCTGACGGTCGAGGAAAACCTCTTCGTCGGCCTGAAGGCGCGGCCCAAAACGGCGCTTGAGGAAGCCTATGCCATGTTCCCGCGCCTGAAGGAGCGCCGCCGCAACCTCGGCAGCCAGCTCTCCGGCGGCGAGCAGCAGATGCTCTCAACCGCCCGCACCATTCTCGGCCGCCCGTCCGTCCTGCTGCTCGACGAACCGCTGGAGGGTCTTGCACCGGTTATCTGCGAGGAGCTGATGGCTGCCTTCGCCGCGCTCGCCAAGACAGGCGACATGACCATCGTGCTGGTGGAACAGCGCATCCAGAGCGCCCTCGATTTCGCCGATCAGGTCGTCATTCTCGAACGAGGCAGACTGGCCTGGTCGGGAACGCCGGAAGGCCTCACCAAGGACCACGAGGTTGTCGAAAGCTTGCTCGGGGTCGGCGGTCTGCACTGA
- a CDS encoding KAP family P-loop NTPase fold protein, giving the protein MEADTIDKIWEADRLERRQDADFLYNFITGEISKRRNRGKRSSYSLNVDASWGGGKSFFLARFGKQAETRGHVVAYVNAWQDDHTGDPYIAIMAAIDRAFAPYVKKDTAVEKAMRVLKSDGGRIALNVASGAVRSLAKKHLDLSAGDILREDDNSSFAEEVADAVIEKSIETGSAEIDKLFNRALDAMIKQFQQADKAIHSFREKLAAAVKTLDGTQAGRKAPLFILVDELDRCRPSYAVHLLERIKHLFEVDGVAFIFATNSQQLQHSIAGAYGQGFDGFTYLKRFFDRTYVFSEISLKRRVEELCSVIDTEKANVPYDDMVEFISSGLSAYHLNLRASEQILEMIEVTISAWPHESPIDMILLFPLCASFYQSGIVDWQSARENMPNSWHLGDVKWTLNVKDAFSLAIARFMSLEKIQQYLNTNEQGPIKDYLGRTFGHEISPRQKLSEPSIQIEISQLVANAGRLLQPVETAKSYERDI; this is encoded by the coding sequence GTGGAAGCAGACACGATTGATAAAATATGGGAAGCGGATCGGCTTGAACGTCGCCAGGACGCTGACTTCCTCTACAATTTTATCACCGGAGAGATCTCGAAGCGACGAAATCGGGGGAAACGCAGTTCCTATTCCCTTAACGTTGATGCGTCCTGGGGAGGAGGAAAATCCTTCTTTCTCGCGCGTTTTGGCAAACAAGCTGAAACGCGTGGACATGTGGTCGCCTATGTGAATGCGTGGCAGGACGACCATACGGGCGACCCTTATATTGCAATCATGGCCGCCATCGATCGCGCATTTGCCCCTTATGTGAAAAAGGACACAGCAGTCGAGAAGGCGATGAGGGTTCTTAAGTCAGACGGCGGTCGTATCGCCCTGAATGTTGCTAGCGGGGCGGTCAGGTCGCTGGCGAAGAAGCACCTAGACCTTAGTGCGGGCGATATCCTCCGGGAAGACGATAATTCGTCGTTTGCAGAAGAGGTTGCCGATGCGGTGATCGAAAAGTCTATCGAGACCGGTTCAGCTGAAATTGACAAGCTTTTCAATCGAGCGCTCGACGCGATGATCAAGCAATTTCAACAGGCCGACAAAGCAATACATTCTTTTCGCGAGAAATTGGCCGCGGCTGTGAAGACTTTGGACGGCACACAAGCGGGAAGAAAAGCTCCATTATTCATTTTGGTAGACGAACTGGATAGATGCAGGCCGTCATATGCCGTACATCTCCTTGAAAGGATAAAGCACCTATTCGAGGTAGATGGCGTTGCCTTCATCTTCGCGACAAATTCGCAGCAACTTCAACACAGCATAGCCGGCGCTTATGGCCAGGGCTTTGACGGTTTTACCTACCTCAAAAGGTTCTTCGACCGGACGTACGTGTTCAGTGAAATATCTTTGAAACGCCGTGTTGAAGAACTGTGCAGCGTAATCGATACAGAAAAGGCTAATGTTCCGTACGATGACATGGTGGAATTCATTTCCTCGGGACTTTCGGCCTACCATCTCAATTTGCGGGCAAGCGAACAAATTCTTGAAATGATCGAGGTAACCATTTCCGCTTGGCCGCACGAAAGTCCGATTGACATGATCCTGTTATTTCCTCTCTGCGCATCATTTTACCAATCCGGCATCGTGGATTGGCAGTCTGCGCGGGAGAACATGCCGAACAGCTGGCACCTCGGTGACGTCAAATGGACACTCAACGTGAAAGACGCCTTCAGCTTAGCAATTGCGCGGTTTATGTCGCTGGAAAAGATCCAGCAGTATCTCAACACTAATGAGCAGGGGCCCATCAAGGACTATCTTGGCCGGACTTTCGGTCATGAAATTTCTCCCAGGCAAAAACTTAGCGAGCCGAGCATTCAGATAGAGATAAGCCAGTTGGTAGCTAACGCGGGGAGATTGTTGCAGCCGGTCGAGACGGCCAAGAGCTATGAGCGTGACATCTAA
- a CDS encoding ABC transporter substrate-binding protein, producing MKKLVIAALAAIVLSSVAHADTIKVGVIGPFSGPFALQGKNFKAGIDAYMAVNGSKVGNDTIEIVYRDVPQADPAQSKALAQELIVKEKVQYLAGFYFTPDAMAVTPILKQGNVPMVIMNAATSAIVTKSPLVVRTSFTTWQTSTPIAKVAFDAGVKKVISVVSDYGPGIDAENAFKTGFEKAGGQVVEAIRMPLATNDFSPIMQRIKDSGAEGVFAFLPSGPTTLGFVKAYNENGLKAAGIKFFAPGDLTQESDLPALGDAALGIQTSFHYAVSHDSPENKAFVEAAAKAIGNKAELSFPAVSAYDGMYVIYKMIEATGGKQDAAKAVDAVKGLAWVSPRGPVSIDPESRHITQNIYLREVAKADDGTYINKEVQTFEKQGDPGLAAAK from the coding sequence ATGAAGAAGCTCGTTATCGCCGCGCTTGCGGCAATCGTGCTCAGCAGCGTTGCCCATGCCGACACAATCAAGGTCGGCGTCATCGGCCCGTTCTCCGGTCCGTTCGCCCTTCAGGGCAAGAATTTCAAGGCCGGCATCGACGCCTATATGGCGGTCAATGGCAGCAAGGTCGGCAACGATACGATCGAGATCGTCTATCGCGACGTGCCGCAGGCCGATCCCGCCCAATCCAAGGCGCTGGCGCAGGAGCTGATCGTCAAGGAAAAGGTCCAGTATCTCGCCGGCTTCTATTTCACCCCCGATGCCATGGCGGTGACGCCGATCCTGAAGCAGGGCAATGTGCCGATGGTCATCATGAACGCCGCCACCTCGGCGATCGTGACCAAGAGCCCGCTGGTCGTGCGCACCTCGTTTACCACCTGGCAGACCTCGACGCCGATCGCCAAGGTCGCCTTCGACGCCGGCGTCAAGAAAGTGATCTCGGTCGTCAGCGATTACGGCCCCGGCATCGACGCCGAGAATGCCTTCAAGACCGGCTTCGAAAAGGCCGGCGGCCAGGTGGTCGAGGCGATCCGCATGCCGCTCGCAACCAACGACTTCAGCCCGATCATGCAGCGCATCAAGGATTCCGGCGCGGAAGGCGTCTTCGCCTTCCTGCCCTCCGGTCCGACGACGCTCGGCTTCGTCAAGGCCTATAATGAAAACGGCCTGAAGGCCGCCGGCATCAAGTTCTTTGCGCCGGGAGATCTGACGCAGGAATCCGACCTGCCGGCGCTTGGTGACGCCGCACTCGGCATCCAGACGAGCTTCCATTATGCCGTTTCGCACGACTCGCCCGAGAACAAGGCTTTCGTCGAGGCTGCCGCCAAGGCGATCGGCAACAAGGCCGAACTCTCCTTCCCCGCGGTCAGCGCCTATGACGGCATGTATGTCATTTACAAGATGATCGAGGCGACGGGCGGCAAGCAGGATGCCGCAAAGGCGGTCGATGCGGTGAAGGGCCTGGCCTGGGTAAGCCCGCGCGGCCCGGTTTCGATCGATCCGGAAAGCCGTCACATCACGCAGAACATTTATCTGCGCGAAGTCGCCAAGGCCGATGACGGAACCTACATCAACAAGGAGGTCCAGACCTTCGAAAAGCAGGGCGATCCGGGCCTGGCCGCCGCCAAGTAA
- a CDS encoding branched-chain amino acid ABC transporter permease — translation MALVMNNENGRLQRRRGALARDLIGIAVMTAIAAIGYFAFPDNLALLTRMITIALLVLSLDLVTGYCGVATLGHAALFGSGAYAAGILSAHYGINDPLLMMLAGIAGGAIAGLLSGAIILRAHGLPQLVLSIALINLFHEFANKASSWTGGSDGLSGIAPDPIFGIFEFDLYGQTAFFFGMALLLIVFVLLRFLVRSPFGMLCRGIKQDPLRIRAMGASPKAALIRMYVISGAVAGVGGALNAISTQVVGLDSLSFTQSAEALVMLVLGGTGSLFGALSGTVIFMLFEDYVSAANPFHWLTMVGALLIAVVLFAPKGLYGTAASFIGRRREQRS, via the coding sequence ATGGCGCTCGTAATGAACAACGAAAACGGACGTCTTCAGCGTCGGCGCGGGGCCCTCGCCCGCGATCTGATCGGAATAGCGGTGATGACAGCCATCGCCGCGATCGGCTACTTCGCCTTCCCCGATAATCTCGCCCTTCTGACCCGGATGATCACGATCGCGCTGCTCGTTCTGTCACTCGATCTCGTGACCGGCTATTGCGGCGTCGCCACGCTCGGCCATGCCGCGCTGTTCGGCTCCGGCGCCTATGCCGCCGGGATCTTGTCGGCGCATTACGGCATCAATGATCCGCTGCTGATGATGCTAGCCGGCATTGCAGGCGGCGCCATTGCCGGGCTGCTCAGCGGCGCAATCATTCTGCGGGCGCACGGACTGCCGCAGCTTGTGCTGTCGATTGCGCTCATCAACCTCTTCCACGAATTCGCTAACAAAGCGTCGTCATGGACAGGAGGCAGCGATGGGCTTTCCGGCATCGCGCCGGACCCGATTTTCGGCATTTTCGAATTCGATCTTTACGGTCAAACCGCCTTTTTCTTCGGAATGGCGTTGCTGCTTATTGTCTTCGTGCTGCTCAGATTCCTGGTCCGCTCGCCCTTCGGCATGCTCTGCCGCGGCATCAAGCAGGACCCGCTGCGCATCCGCGCTATGGGTGCGTCGCCGAAGGCGGCGCTGATCAGGATGTACGTCATTTCGGGCGCCGTGGCCGGGGTCGGCGGCGCCTTGAATGCGATCTCGACGCAGGTCGTCGGTCTCGACAGCCTGTCTTTCACCCAATCGGCCGAAGCGCTGGTTATGCTCGTGCTGGGCGGTACCGGCTCTCTCTTCGGTGCGCTCTCCGGCACGGTCATCTTCATGCTCTTCGAGGACTATGTCTCGGCCGCCAATCCCTTCCACTGGCTGACCATGGTCGGTGCGCTGCTGATCGCCGTCGTGCTTTTCGCGCCGAAAGGTCTCTACGGGACCGCCGCGAGCTTTATCGGCCGCCGCCGGGAGCAGCGCTCATGA
- a CDS encoding ABC transporter ATP-binding protein codes for MSPVFEVANLKKAFGGLAVTNNVSLAMSPGDRVALIGPNGAGKTTFVNLVTGNLPPDSGEVRLGGEVVTKVGAIGRVKRGLVRSFQVTRLFQDMTPAEHVGLAILQRDGRSGRMFGNFLHMPEVTAEVDDLLGKLGLTPLMHRKVSEIAYGQQRLLEIAVALALKPKVLLLDEPAAGVPQSDTGRIEQALADLPADLAVLMIEHDMDLVFRFAKRVIVLAAGAIIFDGRPEDVTKDARVREAYLGSYANASPVA; via the coding sequence ATGAGCCCGGTCTTCGAAGTTGCCAATCTCAAAAAAGCCTTCGGCGGCCTTGCCGTTACCAATAATGTCTCGCTAGCGATGTCGCCGGGTGATCGCGTGGCGCTGATCGGCCCGAACGGGGCCGGCAAGACTACTTTCGTCAACCTGGTGACCGGCAACCTTCCCCCCGATTCCGGCGAGGTGCGGCTTGGCGGCGAGGTGGTCACGAAAGTCGGCGCGATCGGCAGGGTCAAACGCGGTCTGGTGCGATCCTTCCAGGTGACACGGCTTTTCCAGGATATGACACCGGCCGAACATGTCGGGCTCGCTATTCTTCAGCGGGACGGACGCAGCGGACGCATGTTCGGCAATTTCCTGCATATGCCCGAGGTCACGGCGGAGGTCGACGATCTCCTGGGAAAGCTCGGGCTGACGCCGCTGATGCATCGCAAGGTCAGCGAAATCGCCTATGGCCAGCAGCGGCTTCTCGAGATCGCCGTGGCGTTGGCGCTGAAGCCGAAGGTGCTGCTGCTCGACGAGCCGGCAGCCGGCGTGCCGCAAAGCGATACCGGCCGCATCGAGCAGGCACTGGCCGATCTGCCTGCCGATCTCGCCGTCCTGATGATCGAACACGATATGGATCTTGTCTTCCGTTTTGCCAAACGTGTCATCGTGCTGGCCGCCGGCGCGATCATCTTCGATGGCCGGCCTGAAGACGTCACCAAGGATGCCCGCGTGCGCGAGGCCTATCTAGGGAGTTATGCCAATGCCAGCCCTGTCGCTTGA
- a CDS encoding branched-chain amino acid ABC transporter permease: MQTVFSIAVDAFAYGMVLFVISIGLSVTMGLMRVVNLAHGAFAMIGGYIASYAARDLGLAYAIAVIAAIVVTILVAIPLERFLYRRIYGAPELTQVLMTIGITFCVIGIANYAMGPTLKTIPLPATLQGSADLGFRTIPVHRLFVIFCGLAVALALWFAIERTSFGVKLRASVDDAAMAAALGVRTEIIYAVSFAVAVGLAAFGGVVGAELLPVEPYYALRYMVTFLVVVSVGGAGSIPGALIACLLLGAIDTTGRYLMPEFGEFFFYLAVIAIICVFPRGLAGRAK, translated from the coding sequence ATGCAGACAGTCTTCAGCATAGCCGTCGACGCTTTTGCCTATGGCATGGTGCTCTTCGTCATATCGATCGGCCTTTCCGTGACCATGGGGCTGATGCGGGTCGTCAACCTGGCGCACGGCGCCTTCGCGATGATCGGAGGCTATATCGCCTCCTATGCCGCCCGCGATCTCGGCCTCGCTTATGCGATAGCGGTCATCGCCGCCATCGTCGTCACGATCCTCGTCGCAATCCCGCTCGAGCGTTTCCTCTACCGCCGGATCTACGGCGCGCCGGAGCTAACCCAGGTGCTGATGACCATCGGCATCACCTTCTGCGTCATCGGCATCGCCAATTACGCGATGGGGCCGACGCTGAAAACCATACCGCTTCCGGCTACGCTGCAGGGATCGGCCGATCTTGGCTTCCGCACCATTCCCGTTCACCGGCTTTTCGTCATTTTCTGCGGCCTCGCCGTTGCTCTCGCACTTTGGTTCGCGATCGAAAGGACGAGCTTCGGCGTCAAGCTACGCGCCTCCGTCGACGATGCGGCGATGGCCGCGGCACTCGGCGTGCGCACCGAGATCATCTATGCCGTGAGCTTCGCCGTCGCCGTCGGGCTTGCCGCCTTCGGCGGCGTGGTCGGCGCCGAACTCCTGCCGGTCGAGCCCTATTACGCACTGCGCTACATGGTCACCTTCCTGGTCGTCGTCTCCGTCGGCGGCGCGGGCTCCATTCCGGGCGCGCTGATCGCTTGCCTGCTGCTCGGGGCGATCGATACGACGGGACGTTATCTGATGCCTGAATTCGGCGAATTCTTCTTCTACCTTGCGGTGATCGCGATCATCTGCGTCTTCCCCCGCGGCCTTGCCGGGAGGGCGAAGTGA
- a CDS encoding VCBS domain-containing protein — protein MANHKPVAGDVYQPIFNIDNPIDGNILDSTSSTDADGDLVRLNFVNGQRIPQPADPDGPATTTTIEGKYGTLTVYSNGNYTYELDHSNPVVAALGPGDQLVDQFNFKISDGKGATDFGLLNIAVDLPERGDIFVNFEDVGKHDFPTGYKGFDWGAWHDGDDATIHKEADGNHYLSGGVFWTPIQAADGGTFQIEQFSVANGTSDYDNVLTIEGRLNGDTVFLVTVNVTADSIHDPQVIDLSAYGQIDYLVLDTEPVITETSGPDYYGAQYDNFHFIV, from the coding sequence ATGGCAAATCATAAGCCGGTCGCAGGTGACGTATACCAGCCTATTTTCAACATCGACAACCCGATCGACGGCAACATATTGGATAGCACCAGTTCCACAGATGCCGACGGAGATCTTGTGCGCCTCAACTTCGTGAACGGACAGCGAATTCCGCAGCCGGCCGATCCGGATGGCCCCGCCACGACGACGACAATCGAGGGAAAATACGGCACGCTGACCGTCTATTCCAACGGCAACTACACCTATGAACTCGATCACTCCAACCCGGTGGTGGCAGCGCTCGGCCCGGGCGATCAACTCGTCGACCAGTTCAATTTCAAGATCTCGGACGGCAAAGGCGCCACCGATTTCGGCTTGCTCAATATCGCTGTCGACCTGCCGGAACGTGGCGACATCTTCGTCAATTTCGAGGATGTCGGCAAACACGATTTCCCCACGGGCTACAAGGGTTTTGACTGGGGCGCTTGGCATGATGGCGACGACGCAACGATCCATAAAGAAGCCGACGGCAACCACTACCTGTCAGGCGGCGTGTTCTGGACACCCATCCAGGCGGCCGATGGCGGCACCTTCCAGATCGAGCAATTCAGCGTAGCAAATGGCACATCAGACTATGACAACGTTCTGACGATCGAAGGCAGGTTGAACGGCGATACCGTGTTTCTGGTCACGGTCAACGTGACCGCCGACAGCATTCATGATCCGCAAGTGATTGATCTCAGCGCCTATGGCCAGATCGACTATCTCGTGCTCGACACCGAGCCGGTCATCACCGAAACGAGCGGTCCTGATTATTATGGCGCGCAATACGACAATTTTCATTTCATCGTTTGA